The following are from one region of the Cytobacillus firmus genome:
- a CDS encoding pirin family protein — protein sequence MENEEITKRKIVSIRKVNLQEHSPIHAAGPVIEPGKWEKFDPFLLMMEDKFQKGAFDVHPHRGIETVTYVIEGAIEHYDSHSGEGGVLGPGDVQWMTAGSGVVHNEVPTEGITAHSLQLWINLPSEKKMTAPRYQNLKGSEVPVREEEGVTIKVFSGSSKGVVSPALNHVPVTMIEARMKRGAAASQDLPGSYKGFIYILEGSGVFGENEVNAAKGQVLELGDGGNAGSEIFVKAEEPLRFLLYAGEPVKEQVVARGPFVMNTEEEIRTAYKEYMNGTFLR from the coding sequence ATGGAAAATGAGGAAATTACTAAGCGGAAAATTGTTTCAATCAGGAAAGTAAATCTGCAGGAACATAGCCCCATTCATGCAGCAGGCCCTGTGATAGAACCAGGGAAGTGGGAAAAATTTGACCCATTCCTTTTGATGATGGAAGATAAATTTCAAAAGGGAGCGTTTGACGTACATCCGCATCGCGGGATTGAGACAGTAACTTATGTCATCGAAGGCGCCATTGAGCACTATGACAGTCATTCCGGTGAGGGCGGTGTGTTAGGCCCTGGAGATGTACAATGGATGACAGCTGGCAGCGGTGTCGTCCATAACGAAGTGCCAACAGAAGGAATAACTGCCCATTCGCTGCAGCTGTGGATCAATCTTCCCAGCGAGAAAAAAATGACAGCACCAAGATATCAAAATCTTAAAGGCAGTGAAGTTCCTGTCAGAGAGGAAGAGGGCGTTACTATTAAAGTCTTTTCCGGATCCTCCAAAGGGGTTGTATCTCCTGCCTTAAATCATGTGCCTGTTACGATGATTGAAGCAAGGATGAAAAGAGGCGCGGCAGCCTCGCAGGACCTGCCTGGAAGCTACAAAGGCTTCATCTATATTTTAGAAGGCAGCGGGGTTTTTGGAGAAAATGAAGTCAATGCAGCAAAAGGCCAGGTCCTTGAATTGGGAGATGGCGGGAACGCTGGAAGCGAAATTTTCGTAAAAGCTGAAGAGCCTTTGCGCTTTTTACTATATGCAGGCGAGCCAGTCAAAGAACAGGTTGTGGCACGTGGACCGTTTGTCATGAATACCGAAGAAGAAATACGGACGGCGTATAAGGAATATATGAATGGTACCTTTCTAAGGTAA